A stretch of DNA from Methanoplanus endosymbiosus:
AAAACTCCGCCTGAATCACAGGGAGTTGTATGGAGTATGATAATGACGATAAGCGGTCTTGGCTCTGTCACGGGGATTGCGGTATTCGGCCTTCTGTTCAGCATATTTGTGGGTGATACACAAAAAACATCAGAGCTCACACAGGAGATTAATCCTGGTGGATTTGGTGTACTTTTTGTATACGGAATGATCGTCTCGATCCTGCTGATAATAGCAAACTACATTCTGGCAGGAGAGAAAAAAGATAAAAATGAAGGTAAAAATGAATTTGTGAAAGAAGAGATCAATACCTGAATTCTGGAGATCTCATTATAATAAATCCTTTTCTGGCCGTTACGGTTTAATGCCTGATATGAACATTCTCTCAGAGTCTTCAGAAATATCCCCACCTTTTTCATCGATTATAGATATGTCCCCAAGTCCGCCTGCAATCATCATAATCCTGTACACTGAAGAGTAGGCACCGGCGGACTGCTCACCGGGAAGACTGCTGCCCTCTCCCTGAGATACCGGAGCTTCAACAACCAGTTTTCCTCCCGATCTCAGGAAGGTTATGTACCTGCGAAGTGTGAGCGGATCGCGTTTTTCATTGAACGGACCCGGTCCTGTCAATATAATGTCGAAGCGGCTTTCGAAGTCCATTTCATTCAGATCCAGGTTCAGGAACTCTCCGGGAATATTGTCGGCCTTAAACTTCTCCCTGGCTGTTCTGACGCTTTCAGCATTATTGTCTATTCCGGTAATCTTCAGCCCCTTTCCCGCGAGAACCCTGATCATTTCCCAGTCATTGCAGGGGCAATAGAGAAATTCCTCGCCGTCTTTGAGATTTAAATGAGTGAATATCAATTCTGCATCAGATCTGCACTCTTCCTGCTCTCTCACGATGCCGGATTTAAGGCTCTCTCTGAATACACTGTCTATGCCGGAATTTTCATCCGCCTTTTCATCGAGTTCATAAAGCCGGTCCTGTGCAAGATCTTCAAGATCAGATATTGTCCTGTAATCCGTAAGCAAAACATCTTCTACCGGGTGCTTGAGGAATATAAGCCCCGGAGCCGTCTGAAGATCAATGGTATCTTCAAGATTCCCCGACTCTATCAGATGGATCAGATTTCCGCTGTGCACACTGGGAAGTTCGCACAGCAGATCAAGAAGTGGGATCTCCTTCAGCTGCCCGCTCCTGCCTGATCTTAATACTTTCATCATCAGGTGATTTTTAATTGTATATTTATTTTCAATCTCCCCCATGAATTTTTCAGGATTCACGTAAGAATCAATTGCAAGGTCCACCTGGTTCTGTCCGATGCACTCATCCATCAAATCGGGCGGCAGTGAACCCCCCATTACCCTTAAATTTGTTTCTATCAGTCTGGGGCCTGATTCGGTCATCATTATCTCCGTGTGTGTGGGTCCGCGTGTTACTTCAAGGGCTTCGAGAGTGCTGAGAGTATATGATATTATCTCATAAAGGGGATCTCCGGGTTCAGGGTACGGCAGGAGCCTTGCATAGTCATATATCTGCGAGATTCCGGGGAGGTAGATCTTTTTATATACCCAGAAATCGGTCAGGAGATGTCTTCCGTTGTAGCTTACGGTATTGACAATATATTCCGTGCCTTTAAGATACTCCTCCGCAAGCACAGTGTTGTTTTTATTCCCAAACAGATCGCTGGTTCCCGCCAGGTTATTCCATGCCGTTTGCAATTCCTCTTCATTCCTGCATATATGAACTCCTACAGTTGCTGCACCTTTGTTCGGTTTTATGACGATAGGCCATTTGCCAAGTTTTTCTGCCCATTTCAGGAGGTCGTCTTCAGATTCGGCTTCATGATATGCCATAGTGGGCACACCTGCCTCGGTCAGGGCCTTTTGCATCAGAAATTTATCCTTTCTTGCAGCACGTTTATTCCTGCCGTTTCCGGGCAGATTCAGCAATTCGGCAAGTGCTTCGGCAAATTCAACTCCGGAATCCGCTGCGGGGATAACTGCAGTAATATTACGGCCTTTCAGCTTCTCTGCAATCTCTTCCGGGTTGTTATCGCTGACCAGCCACTCTGAAAAGATATCTCCCAGTTTGTTCTTTGTCTCTTCCATCTCCAAGCGGAATACAGGTGACATATCAGGGGTGCTTACCACATGGATGATGTCGTAACCGCGATTGAAAAGTTTCACCGGAAAGAATTTTCCCGTGGAAAAAGCATCAATGATTACGACTGCAGGTTTTTGTTTGTCTGTCATGGTCATATTCTCTAATTTTTAGTTTGTTCTGTTTTTAATTATAATATTGTGGTCTGGCGATTAAAAACGGATTTTCAATTTGAAATTACAAAGATAACCGGATTTAGTCAGATTGAAGAGATCTGTCGCCTGTCAGTTGAAAATAGTCTATGAAAAAGTCCGGTTCCACGTTCAGATGGTAAAAAAATTTATTTTATAAAATCTGAAAGTGCTTCATTATCCGAGTCGTAAAAATCAAAAATATTGTTAAATCCGGATACAACGAATA
This window harbors:
- a CDS encoding ATP-grasp domain-containing protein, yielding MKLFNRGYDIIHVVSTPDMSPVFRLEMEETKNKLGDIFSEWLVSDNNPEEIAEKLKGRNITAVIPAADSGVEFAEALAELLNLPGNGRNKRAARKDKFLMQKALTEAGVPTMAYHEAESEDDLLKWAEKLGKWPIVIKPNKGAATVGVHICRNEEELQTAWNNLAGTSDLFGNKNNTVLAEEYLKGTEYIVNTVSYNGRHLLTDFWVYKKIYLPGISQIYDYARLLPYPEPGDPLYEIISYTLSTLEALEVTRGPTHTEIMMTESGPRLIETNLRVMGGSLPPDLMDECIGQNQVDLAIDSYVNPEKFMGEIENKYTIKNHLMMKVLRSGRSGQLKEIPLLDLLCELPSVHSGNLIHLIESGNLEDTIDLQTAPGLIFLKHPVEDVLLTDYRTISDLEDLAQDRLYELDEKADENSGIDSVFRESLKSGIVREQEECRSDAELIFTHLNLKDGEEFLYCPCNDWEMIRVLAGKGLKITGIDNNAESVRTAREKFKADNIPGEFLNLDLNEMDFESRFDIILTGPGPFNEKRDPLTLRRYITFLRSGGKLVVEAPVSQGEGSSLPGEQSAGAYSSVYRIMMIAGGLGDISIIDEKGGDISEDSERMFISGIKP